A window of Sphingorhabdus lacus contains these coding sequences:
- a CDS encoding energy transducer TonB gives MKAEFLTGICAVLLVAAPCNGTTTKTADAASSVQTIAVDYPVRALREGRQGTVIIALTVGPDGRPKSCAIASSSGHADLDRAACTSAVRATGFPPLADGSDRTFTQKAEFRIEE, from the coding sequence ATGAAAGCTGAATTTCTGACCGGAATATGTGCTGTCCTTTTGGTAGCCGCACCCTGCAATGGCACAACAACGAAAACTGCCGACGCAGCGTCTTCCGTCCAGACAATCGCGGTCGATTATCCTGTTCGCGCTCTGCGGGAGGGGCGGCAGGGAACGGTCATCATCGCATTGACAGTCGGTCCAGATGGCAGGCCGAAATCCTGCGCTATTGCGAGCAGCAGCGGCCATGCCGATCTGGATCGCGCCGCATGCACAAGTGCCGTGCGTGCAACGGGCTTTCCGCCCTTGGCTGACGGTAGCGACCGCACATTCACGCAGAAAGCGGAATTCCGGATCGAAGAGTGA
- a CDS encoding xanthine dehydrogenase family protein molybdopterin-binding subunit, which translates to MTNGSEEEGGISRRKILIGGGVGVGLLVSWALWPRRYLPNMRAAKGEHLFGPWLKIAEDGKVIVGIPQSESGQGVYTALAQIVAGELGADWRSVAVQPVPPSPLFSNKLLAREWAPAFLPEKAGLEAEQGPVATVVNELATRDMFVATGGSTSIRQFERPCREAGATARVLLCQAAAARWDTEWEQCQVDKGFVTFGKKRLAFADLVADAAALKPPSPIPLNPSARNRLSGRDAPRLDLASKVDGSVSFAGDIRLPDMLFASVRGGPTGKTTLKSLNSKAAFKIRGVVNIVKTEHWVASVATNWWAANRALDAMAPVFVTEGRMADSVKMTDALANAIASGPGTRMVRQGDVDATMAKEAATRVFNADYSVAAAVHAPIETRSATADYRDGRLQLWLASQAPHQAKQAAAKAIGIDADDVTLHPVIAGGSFDRNFDNVIAAQIAVIAKEVGRPVQLVWSRAEDFVRDYVRTPALGRLSASLDQDGTLAGMTVRVAAASSMRELANRLDGENPADARATAAGEFDSLALEGAVPPYAIANLTVDHFPVDLPIMTGPWRSLAHSYNCFFIESFVDELAQKAGIEPLSFRMQMLVNQTRLARCLTGVASMAGWDGGISGSSKGLACHSMRGSHIAIVASARTNETGVRVERISAMVDCGRLINPDLARQQIEGGIVFGLAQALGASTDFEKGLPTVRRLREIDLPVLADIPEIIVEFIRSDEDPGGVSELGVPAVAPAVANALFSAAGVRLRELPLLSRGL; encoded by the coding sequence ATCTGCCCAATATGCGGGCGGCCAAGGGCGAGCATCTTTTCGGGCCCTGGCTGAAAATTGCCGAAGACGGCAAAGTCATAGTGGGGATTCCGCAAAGCGAATCGGGGCAGGGCGTCTACACCGCGCTTGCGCAGATCGTTGCGGGCGAACTGGGTGCCGACTGGCGCTCTGTGGCGGTGCAGCCTGTTCCGCCAAGTCCGCTTTTTTCCAACAAATTATTGGCCCGCGAATGGGCACCGGCGTTCCTTCCGGAAAAAGCCGGTCTGGAGGCAGAGCAGGGACCCGTAGCGACCGTCGTGAACGAGCTCGCCACCCGCGACATGTTTGTCGCGACCGGAGGATCCACCTCCATCCGCCAGTTTGAACGGCCATGCCGGGAGGCCGGGGCGACGGCGCGCGTGTTGCTATGCCAGGCGGCTGCGGCGCGTTGGGATACCGAGTGGGAACAGTGTCAGGTCGACAAAGGCTTTGTTACCTTCGGCAAAAAACGCCTCGCCTTTGCCGATCTGGTCGCCGACGCGGCGGCACTAAAGCCGCCGTCACCGATTCCGCTCAATCCGTCGGCGCGCAACCGGCTGTCGGGGCGCGATGCCCCACGTCTTGATCTTGCATCGAAGGTAGACGGCAGTGTGAGCTTCGCCGGCGATATCCGTCTACCCGATATGCTGTTTGCGTCAGTCAGGGGCGGGCCGACCGGAAAGACCACCCTGAAATCGCTGAACAGCAAGGCGGCGTTCAAAATCCGGGGTGTCGTGAATATCGTAAAGACCGAGCATTGGGTTGCATCTGTCGCGACCAACTGGTGGGCAGCGAACCGTGCGCTTGATGCCATGGCACCTGTTTTCGTGACCGAAGGACGGATGGCCGACAGCGTCAAAATGACCGATGCACTGGCCAATGCGATTGCCAGCGGGCCGGGGACGCGCATGGTGCGTCAAGGCGATGTCGATGCCACCATGGCGAAGGAGGCGGCAACACGTGTGTTCAACGCTGACTATAGCGTCGCTGCCGCTGTCCACGCACCGATTGAAACACGCTCTGCAACCGCCGACTATCGCGATGGCCGGTTACAGCTTTGGCTGGCAAGTCAGGCACCGCATCAGGCCAAGCAAGCTGCCGCAAAGGCAATTGGCATCGATGCCGATGATGTCACGCTGCATCCCGTGATCGCGGGCGGCAGCTTCGACCGCAATTTCGACAATGTCATCGCTGCGCAAATTGCCGTTATCGCCAAGGAAGTTGGCCGCCCGGTCCAGCTTGTCTGGTCACGGGCAGAGGATTTTGTACGCGATTATGTACGCACGCCCGCGCTCGGACGCTTGTCCGCTTCGCTGGATCAGGACGGCACGCTGGCGGGCATGACTGTCCGCGTTGCTGCCGCATCGTCGATGCGCGAATTGGCAAACCGGCTGGACGGAGAAAATCCCGCGGACGCCCGCGCGACCGCCGCTGGTGAATTTGACTCCCTGGCGCTCGAAGGGGCCGTGCCGCCATACGCAATCGCCAATCTTACCGTAGACCACTTCCCGGTCGATCTGCCCATCATGACCGGCCCGTGGCGATCCCTGGCGCATAGCTATAACTGCTTTTTCATCGAATCCTTTGTCGATGAACTCGCCCAGAAGGCCGGTATAGAACCCTTGTCGTTCCGGATGCAGATGCTGGTCAACCAGACCCGGCTTGCGCGCTGCCTGACGGGTGTCGCCTCTATGGCAGGATGGGACGGCGGTATCTCGGGCAGCAGTAAAGGCTTGGCCTGCCACTCGATGCGCGGTAGCCATATCGCGATCGTCGCCAGCGCGCGTACGAATGAAACAGGCGTACGCGTAGAACGGATTTCGGCGATGGTAGATTGCGGGCGATTGATTAACCCAGATCTGGCGCGCCAGCAGATCGAAGGCGGAATCGTGTTCGGGTTAGCGCAGGCACTGGGTGCCTCGACCGATTTTGAAAAAGGTCTTCCCACGGTCCGCCGGTTGCGCGAGATTGATCTACCGGTCCTTGCCGACATTCCCGAAATCATCGTGGAATTTATCCGCAGCGATGAAGACCCCGGCGGTGTATCCGAATTGGGTGTCCCGGCCGTCGCCCCTGCTGTCGCGAACGCTCTGTTCTCCGCGGCTGGCGTGCGCCTTCGCGAACTCCCCTTATTGTCGCGAGGCTTGTGA
- a CDS encoding LuxR C-terminal-related transcriptional regulator — protein sequence MSGRGRHPVLDAIRHSPIATVVSDPKEADNPIIAANEAFCTLTGYNESEILGRNCRFLRGPDTENSQTEKLRESIHARRPTLAELINYRKDGSPFRNAVMIAPLFDSGGKLEYFVGSQIEVLPEEESIAVVRQQQAAEIVHRLSPRQREILQQMAQGFRTKQIAHMLSLSEKTVQMHRMLMFKKLSTSNAADAVRIAVEAGL from the coding sequence ATGTCTGGACGCGGACGTCACCCAGTTCTGGATGCAATACGGCACAGTCCGATTGCAACCGTAGTGAGCGATCCCAAAGAAGCGGATAACCCGATTATCGCTGCAAATGAGGCGTTTTGCACGCTTACGGGCTATAACGAAAGCGAAATTCTTGGCCGGAATTGCCGGTTCCTGCGCGGGCCGGATACCGAGAATAGCCAGACCGAAAAACTGCGGGAATCAATTCATGCACGGCGTCCGACTCTGGCGGAGCTTATCAATTACCGCAAAGATGGGTCGCCGTTTCGGAACGCTGTGATGATTGCCCCCCTGTTCGACAGCGGTGGCAAGCTTGAATATTTTGTCGGATCGCAGATCGAAGTACTTCCCGAAGAGGAGAGTATTGCGGTCGTCCGCCAGCAGCAGGCGGCTGAGATTGTCCATCGGCTAAGCCCCCGCCAGCGCGAAATATTGCAGCAAATGGCGCAGGGTTTCCGCACAAAACAGATCGCCCATATGTTGTCGCTGAGCGAAAAAACGGTGCAAATGCACCGGATGCTGATGTTCAAGAAACTGTCGACATCAAATGCGGCAGATGCCGTTCGTATTGCGGTCGAGGCGGGACTTTAA
- the hemH gene encoding ferrochelatase encodes MEKPDTHPVVAAPRIGVLLVNLGTPDAPTTEAVKRYLKQFLSDRRVVEIPPLVWQPILRGVILNTRPQKSAKAYSKVWTESGSPLAFFTIAQMKALAERLHGQADVRYAMRYGNPSIPDQLAAMKEAGCNRILIAPLYPQYSGATTGTVQDEAYAALTKMRWHPAIRTLPAYHDDAAYIAALKTSVEASLATLDFTPDALVISFHGMPERTLYLGDPYHCHCQKTARLLSEAMGRELVVSFQSRFGRAKWLEPATDETIMQLARDGRKKIAIFAPGFSVDCLETLEELAIQGQEQFEEAGGTHYAYLPCLNDSDVGMDMLETLVRRELSGWL; translated from the coding sequence ATGGAAAAGCCCGACACCCATCCCGTCGTCGCTGCACCCAGAATCGGGGTACTACTGGTCAATCTGGGCACGCCGGATGCACCGACCACCGAGGCCGTAAAACGCTATCTGAAACAGTTTTTGTCCGACCGCCGCGTCGTCGAAATTCCGCCGCTGGTCTGGCAGCCGATTTTGCGCGGCGTAATCCTCAACACACGTCCGCAGAAATCGGCCAAAGCCTATTCCAAGGTCTGGACCGAAAGTGGCTCTCCGCTCGCCTTCTTTACGATCGCGCAGATGAAAGCGCTGGCCGAGCGATTGCACGGACAAGCCGACGTGCGTTACGCGATGCGTTACGGAAATCCGTCGATTCCAGACCAGCTCGCAGCGATGAAAGAGGCCGGTTGTAACCGCATCCTTATTGCGCCGCTCTATCCGCAATATTCAGGCGCGACCACCGGCACAGTGCAGGACGAAGCCTATGCCGCACTGACCAAAATGCGCTGGCATCCGGCCATTCGCACATTGCCCGCCTATCATGACGATGCGGCCTATATTGCGGCGCTGAAGACGTCGGTTGAGGCATCGCTGGCAACACTCGATTTTACGCCGGACGCGCTCGTCATCAGTTTCCACGGCATGCCGGAACGCACATTATATCTTGGTGATCCCTATCACTGCCACTGCCAGAAAACTGCGCGGCTCCTATCCGAGGCAATGGGGCGTGAACTGGTGGTCAGTTTCCAGTCGCGCTTTGGCCGTGCCAAATGGCTGGAACCCGCGACCGATGAAACGATCATGCAATTGGCGCGCGACGGTCGGAAAAAGATTGCGATCTTTGCGCCGGGCTTTTCCGTCGATTGTCTCGAAACGTTGGAGGAGCTCGCCATACAGGGGCAGGAGCAGTTCGAAGAAGCAGGCGGCACCCACTATGCCTATCTGCCCTGTCTGAACGACAGCGATGTGGGCATGGATATGCTGGAAACTCTCGTTCGGCGGGAACTTTCCGGCTGGCTCTGA
- the phbB gene encoding acetoacetyl-CoA reductase, which yields MSRIAVVTGGTRGIGEAISLKLKEKGRFVVANYGGNDAAAKEFSERTGIPVRKWDVGNHEACIESCAAIEAEFGSIDIMVNNAGITRDATMVKMTFEQWDEVIRVDLTGCFNMAKAVFTGMRERKWGRIVNIGSVNGQGGQIGQVNYAAAKSGIHGFTKSLAMEGARHGVTANAIAPGYIGTEMLSTIPENVMEKIVAQIPVGRLGNADEIARGVEFLTSENAGFITGSTLSINGGQHMY from the coding sequence ATGTCACGTATTGCGGTCGTAACCGGGGGAACACGGGGCATTGGCGAAGCGATCAGTCTGAAATTGAAGGAAAAAGGACGGTTCGTCGTCGCCAATTACGGTGGCAATGACGCCGCCGCCAAGGAATTTTCGGAGCGTACCGGGATTCCCGTTCGCAAATGGGATGTCGGCAATCACGAGGCGTGCATCGAATCCTGTGCCGCGATTGAGGCGGAATTCGGCTCCATCGATATCATGGTCAACAATGCCGGTATCACGCGCGACGCAACCATGGTCAAAATGACATTCGAACAATGGGACGAGGTCATCCGCGTCGATCTGACCGGCTGCTTCAACATGGCGAAAGCGGTGTTTACCGGAATGCGCGAACGCAAATGGGGACGTATCGTCAATATCGGGTCCGTCAACGGTCAGGGCGGGCAGATCGGTCAGGTCAATTATGCTGCGGCCAAGTCGGGCATCCATGGCTTTACCAAGTCGCTCGCCATGGAGGGCGCCCGCCACGGTGTAACGGCCAACGCGATTGCGCCGGGCTATATCGGCACAGAAATGCTGTCGACCATTCCGGAAAATGTGATGGAAAAGATTGTGGCGCAGATTCCGGTGGGGCGCCTCGGCAATGCGGATGAAATTGCGCGCGGGGTAGAATTCCTGACGAGCGAAAATGCAGGGTTCATTACGGGGTCGACGCTGTCGATTAACGGCGGGCAGCATATGTATTGA
- a CDS encoding ribbon-helix-helix domain-containing protein — MQGISIYHPPVKRSMTIAGHQTSISLEPLFWDALKRAADKRSLPVNALVAQIDVERLESASPCGLASAIRLWVSANRE, encoded by the coding sequence GTGCAGGGCATTTCCATTTATCATCCGCCGGTCAAGCGCAGCATGACGATCGCCGGACATCAAACGTCGATCAGTTTGGAGCCTTTGTTCTGGGATGCGCTGAAACGGGCGGCGGACAAGCGGAGCTTGCCGGTGAATGCCCTTGTCGCCCAAATTGACGTTGAACGGCTGGAATCTGCGTCACCCTGCGGCCTCGCCAGCGCCATCCGCCTCTGGGTAAGCGCAAACCGCGAATAA
- the murA gene encoding UDP-N-acetylglucosamine 1-carboxyvinyltransferase, giving the protein MDKIIVRGGNALKGKIPISGAKNSALTLLPCALLTDEPLTLRNLPRLADIDGFQHLLNQFGISTSIAGSRPEDFGRVMTLEATRITSNVAPYELVRKMRASILVLGPMLARAGEATVSLPGGCAIGNRPIDLHLKALEAFGVEIELAAGYVKAMAPDGIPGGTFTFPVVSVGATENALMAASLAKGTCILHNAAREPEIVDLCNLLVAMGAEIEGIGTSDLIIHGKDRLHGATYRVMSDRIEAGSYACAAAITGGDVELIGAKASEMDATVDALRQAGVSVEETKAGIRVSSDGKLKPLTISTAPYPGFATDMQAQFMAMLCLADGASVLTETIFENRYMHVPELNRMGAHIETKGRTAIVHGVKGLTGAPVMATDLRASMSLVIAGLVAEGETHVSRLYHLDRGYERLEEKLQLVGADVERVGAE; this is encoded by the coding sequence ATGGACAAGATAATCGTACGCGGCGGCAACGCACTAAAGGGGAAAATTCCGATATCGGGGGCAAAGAACAGCGCGCTGACGCTGCTGCCGTGCGCCTTGCTGACCGATGAGCCGCTGACCTTACGTAACTTGCCGCGATTGGCTGATATTGACGGCTTCCAGCATCTTCTGAACCAGTTCGGTATTTCAACCAGCATCGCGGGATCGCGTCCCGAAGATTTCGGCCGCGTCATGACGCTGGAGGCGACGCGCATCACCAGCAATGTTGCGCCCTATGAACTCGTCCGCAAAATGCGCGCCTCGATCCTCGTGCTCGGCCCGATGTTGGCGCGCGCGGGGGAAGCTACCGTTTCGCTGCCCGGTGGCTGCGCCATTGGCAACCGCCCGATTGACTTGCATCTCAAGGCGCTTGAGGCCTTTGGCGTCGAAATCGAATTGGCGGCGGGTTATGTAAAGGCCATGGCACCCGACGGCATCCCAGGCGGGACCTTTACCTTCCCGGTTGTCTCGGTGGGGGCCACGGAAAATGCCCTAATGGCGGCCAGCCTCGCCAAGGGTACCTGCATTTTGCACAATGCTGCGCGCGAGCCGGAAATTGTCGATCTGTGCAATCTGCTGGTTGCCATGGGCGCCGAAATTGAGGGGATCGGTACGTCCGACCTGATCATCCACGGCAAAGACCGCCTCCATGGCGCGACCTACCGCGTGATGAGCGACCGGATCGAAGCGGGAAGCTATGCATGCGCCGCGGCGATTACGGGCGGCGATGTCGAGCTGATCGGTGCAAAGGCGAGCGAAATGGACGCAACCGTCGATGCATTGCGCCAGGCCGGGGTCTCGGTGGAAGAAACCAAGGCTGGTATCCGCGTATCCTCGGATGGCAAGCTAAAGCCTCTGACGATTTCGACGGCACCTTATCCGGGATTTGCCACCGATATGCAGGCGCAGTTTATGGCCATGTTGTGCTTGGCCGACGGTGCCAGCGTGTTGACCGAAACCATCTTCGAAAACCGCTACATGCATGTCCCCGAACTCAACCGCATGGGCGCGCATATCGAGACCAAGGGCCGCACCGCGATTGTGCACGGCGTCAAAGGGCTCACCGGCGCACCCGTGATGGCCACGGACTTGCGCGCGTCGATGAGTCTGGTGATTGCCGGATTGGTGGCCGAGGGCGAAACCCATGTCAGCCGCCTCTACCATCTCGACCGCGGCTATGAACGGCTGGAAGAGAAGCTCCAGCTCGTCGGTGCCGATGTCGAGCGGGTTGGCGCGGAGTAG